A single Thermoleophilia bacterium DNA region contains:
- a CDS encoding PadR family transcriptional regulator, translating to MSVRHAILALLAQQPRHGYDLHRTFEAIVGGKAVWDVKPAQVYTTLVRLEEAGLVAQTTTRRVGGPDQHVYELTPMGRDELDRWYADGTHSTHQHDEVFLKITLALGDERVDPLAVLRTERTSLYRHLHALTTRRGELVKPHNLGHALLLEKATMHIEADLRWLEMVEAKLHDMARLPAPGTPTRRRGRPRRSPENT from the coding sequence ATGTCCGTTCGCCACGCAATTCTGGCGCTCCTCGCCCAGCAGCCGCGGCACGGCTACGATCTTCACCGCACCTTCGAGGCCATCGTCGGCGGAAAGGCCGTCTGGGACGTCAAGCCGGCGCAGGTGTACACCACTCTGGTGCGTCTCGAAGAGGCGGGGCTGGTCGCTCAGACGACCACGCGTCGGGTGGGCGGCCCCGACCAGCACGTCTACGAGCTCACGCCCATGGGGCGCGACGAGCTCGATCGCTGGTACGCCGACGGCACGCACAGCACCCACCAACACGACGAGGTCTTTCTCAAGATCACCCTGGCGCTCGGCGATGAGCGCGTCGATCCGCTCGCAGTGCTGCGCACCGAACGCACGTCCCTCTATCGGCACCTGCATGCCCTCACCACTCGTCGCGGCGAGCTTGTGAAACCGCACAACCTCGGACATGCCCTGCTACTAGAGAAGGCAACGATGCACATCGAGGCCGATCTCCGCTGGCTCGAGATGGTCGAAGCCAAACTGCACGACATGGCGCGCCTGCCCGCACCTGGTACGCCGACACGTCGGCGAGGGCGTCCCCGCCGTTCGCCGGAGAACACGTAA
- a CDS encoding ABC transporter ATP-binding protein: MPIAQCKGLTKVYGSGHGQVTALDHVDLALEAGEFVAVMGPSGCGKSTLLNLIGGLDTPSEGSVMIDGRELATMSDNEVTRLRRERIGFVFQFFNLIPVLDATENAALPLTLDGRGAEARRHAEEWLRKVGLEKRAHSRPDQLSGGEQQRVAVARALVTEPALILADEPTGNLDSRSSEEVASLLRQVASDWGRAILMVTHDPRIAAHADRIVFMRDGRVVDDTHIAGVEDAREALEQAGLL; the protein is encoded by the coding sequence GTGCCGATCGCTCAGTGCAAAGGTCTCACGAAAGTGTACGGCTCCGGCCACGGTCAAGTGACCGCTCTCGATCACGTCGACCTCGCCCTCGAGGCAGGGGAGTTCGTCGCCGTCATGGGGCCGTCCGGCTGCGGCAAGTCAACCTTGCTCAATCTCATTGGCGGACTCGACACCCCCAGCGAGGGGTCGGTCATGATCGACGGCCGCGAGCTCGCGACAATGAGCGACAACGAGGTCACTCGTTTGCGTCGCGAGCGCATCGGCTTCGTCTTCCAGTTCTTCAACCTCATCCCGGTGCTCGACGCCACGGAGAACGCGGCGCTACCCCTCACCCTGGACGGCCGCGGCGCGGAGGCCCGTCGCCATGCTGAGGAATGGTTGCGCAAAGTGGGCCTCGAGAAGCGCGCCCACAGTCGACCGGATCAGCTCTCAGGCGGCGAGCAGCAGCGCGTGGCCGTGGCCAGAGCGCTGGTCACGGAGCCGGCGCTCATCCTCGCCGACGAGCCGACCGGCAACCTCGACAGCCGCAGCAGCGAGGAGGTCGCTTCGCTTCTACGCCAGGTCGCCAGCGACTGGGGTAGGGCCATCCTGATGGTTACGCACGACCCGCGCATCGCCGCGCACGCCGACCGTATCGTATTCATGCGTGACGGACGCGTCGTCGACGACACCCACATCGCCGGCGTCGAGGACGCCCGCGAAGCGCTCGAGCAGGCAGGCCTCCTGTGA
- a CDS encoding FtsX-like permease family protein, translating to MSIQVTLALRYMRGRTLRTALTTMAIAFGVMIMFGLNGILPGLTEALQRTMLATAGQVDLAVTSKSGGTFPATTLTSVTPVEGVAAATPVLRRTVSLPESSSASLASVVVVGIDPSTSQSVLPLTLASGRLLSQSDAESVDGTVAAVLPTTVADALGVTLGESLTLPSADGSVQLTVVGLLDMPAVPGVDEVYVTLSAAQAILAAEDQISEIDVAFAADVDRSAVETAVADALGPDFTTGAISSASPLSAGLQVARFVMTTLGLFAIAMGGFVILNTFRTLVAERRHDIGMLRAIGASRRTVAGIFVVEGLLQGVLGTAVGLVAGWLLATGASAAMRSMVTDLIRIPESSVIFTPSIWALSIGFGIGVTVLAAVLPARSAARLTPLEALRPALGENQEPGAARRAWLGLACILIAIAGLVSGRLSLAGISVILLLLGLILGAQVAVRPITTPLSRVLEAVFRREGGVARANLQRAPARAAVTASTVMVSIALIIALVGTLSSVLDGFTSYLDKSMGADFIVVPRNLLLSGGVVGAGPELRQQVADVPGIGDVTTLRVATSLFNDTRVQTVGIEPEAFSKVAGFEFAEGSSSADLARLSEPGSMMVNGVFAARNGVKKGDSITMETPQGTREFSVVAIANDYLNAKLATVYVSQDTLASVFGVSTDVVLLANAAPGADEDAVLAELSTIVGDYPSFVLYSTSQWRATQIGIFDQMRVLYFGLALVLAVPSLLALLNTLAIGVLSRTREIGMLRAVGSTRRQVRRMVTAEALLLAALGTIAGLVAGLWLGYVMVDALNGIGLPMPYRFPWVGIVLAIAVALAFATLAALIPARQAARLNIVRALRYE from the coding sequence GTGAGCATCCAAGTCACGCTGGCGCTGCGCTACATGCGCGGCCGCACCCTGCGTACCGCGCTCACAACGATGGCGATCGCCTTCGGCGTCATGATCATGTTCGGCCTCAACGGCATCCTCCCCGGCCTCACCGAAGCGTTGCAGCGCACCATGCTGGCGACGGCAGGACAGGTCGATCTCGCGGTCACTTCAAAGAGCGGCGGCACCTTTCCGGCGACCACGCTCACCAGCGTCACTCCCGTCGAAGGTGTCGCTGCCGCCACACCGGTGTTGCGACGCACCGTCTCTCTCCCCGAGAGCAGCAGCGCGTCTCTGGCATCGGTGGTGGTCGTCGGCATCGACCCATCGACGTCGCAGAGCGTCCTGCCGCTGACGCTCGCGAGCGGGCGACTGCTGTCGCAGAGCGACGCTGAGTCGGTCGACGGCACCGTCGCAGCCGTGCTGCCCACGACGGTGGCCGACGCGCTTGGCGTAACCCTTGGTGAATCGCTCACACTGCCCTCTGCCGACGGCAGTGTGCAGCTCACGGTCGTCGGCCTGCTCGACATGCCGGCCGTGCCGGGCGTCGACGAGGTCTACGTAACGCTGTCCGCCGCACAGGCAATCCTCGCCGCCGAAGACCAGATCTCCGAGATCGACGTCGCCTTCGCCGCGGACGTCGATCGCAGCGCCGTCGAGACAGCCGTTGCCGATGCCCTCGGTCCGGACTTCACCACCGGCGCGATCTCGAGCGCGTCACCGCTCAGCGCTGGCCTGCAGGTCGCGCGCTTCGTGATGACGACCCTCGGCCTGTTTGCGATCGCCATGGGCGGCTTCGTCATTCTCAACACCTTCCGCACTCTCGTCGCCGAGCGCCGTCACGACATCGGCATGCTGCGCGCCATCGGCGCCTCCCGCCGAACGGTCGCCGGCATCTTCGTCGTCGAGGGTCTGCTGCAAGGAGTCCTGGGCACCGCCGTCGGACTCGTTGCCGGCTGGCTGCTCGCCACCGGAGCATCGGCGGCCATGCGAAGCATGGTCACCGATCTCATCCGCATCCCTGAGTCGAGCGTCATTTTCACACCGTCGATCTGGGCGCTGTCGATCGGCTTCGGCATCGGCGTAACCGTGCTCGCCGCCGTCCTGCCGGCCCGCAGCGCCGCCCGCCTCACCCCTCTCGAAGCGCTACGCCCGGCGCTCGGAGAGAACCAGGAGCCGGGAGCGGCGAGGCGCGCATGGCTGGGCCTGGCGTGCATCCTCATCGCCATCGCCGGTCTTGTCTCCGGACGTCTGAGCCTCGCCGGTATATCCGTCATCCTTCTCTTGCTGGGCCTCATTCTCGGTGCTCAGGTGGCGGTGCGGCCCATCACTACGCCGCTCTCTCGCGTTCTGGAGGCGGTGTTTCGGCGCGAGGGCGGCGTCGCGCGCGCCAACCTTCAGCGCGCGCCGGCTCGCGCCGCCGTCACCGCCTCCACCGTCATGGTCAGCATCGCGTTGATCATCGCGCTGGTCGGTACATTGAGCTCGGTCCTAGACGGGTTCACCAGCTACCTCGACAAGAGCATGGGAGCCGACTTCATCGTCGTGCCGCGCAATCTGCTCCTCTCGGGCGGTGTCGTCGGCGCCGGTCCCGAACTGCGCCAACAAGTCGCCGATGTGCCGGGAATCGGCGACGTCACAACCTTGCGCGTCGCCACCTCGCTCTTCAACGACACCCGCGTGCAGACTGTCGGTATCGAACCCGAGGCGTTCTCGAAAGTCGCAGGATTCGAGTTTGCGGAGGGCAGCTCGTCGGCCGACCTGGCTCGCCTGAGCGAACCCGGCAGCATGATGGTCAACGGCGTCTTCGCGGCGCGCAACGGCGTCAAGAAGGGTGACAGCATCACGATGGAGACGCCACAGGGAACGCGCGAATTCTCCGTGGTCGCGATTGCCAACGACTACCTCAACGCGAAGCTCGCCACCGTGTACGTCTCGCAGGACACGCTGGCCAGCGTCTTCGGCGTGTCCACGGATGTCGTGCTCCTGGCGAACGCGGCTCCCGGAGCCGACGAAGACGCAGTCCTCGCCGAACTCTCCACGATCGTCGGCGACTACCCATCCTTCGTCCTGTACAGCACGTCACAGTGGCGAGCGACGCAGATCGGTATCTTCGACCAGATGCGAGTGCTCTACTTCGGCCTCGCCCTCGTTCTCGCTGTTCCTTCCCTACTGGCCTTGCTGAACACTCTCGCCATCGGCGTGCTGTCACGAACACGCGAGATCGGCATGCTGCGCGCGGTGGGCTCCACACGTCGCCAGGTACGCCGCATGGTCACCGCGGAGGCCTTGCTGCTCGCCGCCCTCGGGACAATCGCCGGTCTCGTCGCTGGTCTCTGGCTCGGCTACGTCATGGTCGACGCGTTGAACGGCATCGGGTTGCCGATGCCATATCGCTTCCCGTGGGTTGGCATAGTGCTGGCGATCGCCGTTGCACTGGCCTTCGCGACCCTTGCGGCGCTCATACCTGCTCGACAGGCGGCGCGGCTCAACATCGTACGCGCCCTGCGCTACGAGTGA
- a CDS encoding diacylglycerol kinase family lipid kinase — protein sequence MIGVVANPTKSLGPGLRALRAVLGRRGVEPLWRETGSAEDVPEAVKEQIAAGVDLLFVWGGDGMVQECIAGLAGTPATLALLPAGTANLLAANLGIPTDLEAAVEIGLSGDTRRIDIGVVNGEPFAVMAGTGFDAILMRDVDTGLKDRLGPLAYVAVGVRSVTHDPVHTSVAVDGAAWFSGLASCVLVGNVGHLIAGMTAFPNALPDDGVLDVGVITAEGALEWARMLSRTVLGDPASSPFVETTTGRSVTVSLAHAMPYEVDGDTRPAVRRLNIVVRPAALAVRVPRGAGAVHS from the coding sequence GTGATCGGCGTCGTCGCGAATCCGACCAAGTCACTTGGGCCAGGGCTTCGCGCGCTGCGCGCCGTCCTCGGCCGGCGTGGCGTGGAGCCGCTGTGGCGCGAGACTGGCAGCGCCGAGGACGTACCTGAGGCTGTGAAGGAGCAGATCGCCGCCGGCGTCGATCTGCTCTTTGTGTGGGGCGGCGACGGGATGGTGCAGGAGTGCATTGCCGGCCTCGCCGGCACTCCGGCCACCCTCGCACTGTTGCCGGCGGGGACGGCCAATCTCCTCGCCGCGAATCTCGGCATTCCGACAGATCTCGAGGCGGCCGTCGAGATCGGTCTGTCTGGAGACACACGACGGATCGACATCGGCGTCGTCAACGGCGAGCCATTCGCCGTCATGGCGGGTACGGGGTTCGACGCCATCTTGATGCGCGACGTCGATACCGGGCTGAAGGACCGGCTCGGGCCGCTGGCCTACGTCGCCGTCGGCGTGCGCAGTGTCACGCATGACCCGGTTCACACCAGCGTCGCAGTGGACGGTGCCGCATGGTTCTCTGGTCTCGCGAGTTGTGTCCTGGTTGGCAACGTGGGCCATTTGATCGCAGGCATGACCGCCTTCCCAAACGCCCTCCCGGACGACGGAGTCCTCGACGTCGGTGTGATCACGGCTGAGGGCGCGCTGGAGTGGGCGCGGATGCTGAGCAGGACCGTTCTCGGTGACCCGGCGTCGTCGCCGTTCGTTGAGACGACGACGGGCAGGTCTGTCACGGTCTCGCTGGCTCATGCCATGCCGTACGAGGTCGACGGAGACACTCGGCCTGCGGTGCGGCGCCTGAACATCGTGGTCCGTCCGGCGGCACTTGCCGTGCGCGTGCCGCGCGGCGCGGGAGCAGTTCACTCGTAG
- a CDS encoding carbon-nitrogen hydrolase family protein, whose product MKVTVCQVDPRPGHLEGSLAVLRAHVQAAGTDFLLLPELCFSAWLAIERIPDARLWLASVAEHERHVARLADLGARAVVGTRPIVTALGSRRNQAYLWEEGAADVVPIREKYYLPDEPGYWEASWYDRGEKRFDLGRALGMRIGVLVCTEMWFMEWARHYAAERADVLCVPRATPYGSTDVWLAGGRAAAVCSGAFCLSSNLWYPPASETDCGGLGWIVDPDGVVLARTDAATPFATVTIDLEHARAAKHTYPRYVSE is encoded by the coding sequence GTGAAGGTCACTGTCTGCCAAGTCGATCCGCGCCCCGGGCATCTGGAAGGCTCGCTGGCGGTCTTGCGTGCCCACGTGCAGGCGGCCGGAACCGACTTCTTGCTTCTGCCGGAGTTGTGCTTTTCCGCGTGGCTCGCCATTGAGAGGATCCCCGACGCGCGCCTCTGGCTCGCCTCGGTGGCGGAGCACGAGCGCCACGTGGCCAGACTTGCCGACCTTGGCGCTCGCGCCGTCGTCGGTACGCGGCCGATCGTCACGGCGCTCGGGAGCCGGCGGAATCAGGCGTACCTCTGGGAGGAGGGCGCGGCGGACGTCGTACCGATACGCGAAAAGTACTATCTTCCCGACGAGCCAGGCTACTGGGAGGCGAGCTGGTACGACCGTGGTGAGAAGCGCTTCGATCTTGGTCGCGCGCTCGGCATGCGTATCGGCGTCCTCGTTTGCACCGAGATGTGGTTTATGGAATGGGCGCGACACTATGCGGCAGAGCGCGCCGACGTGCTTTGCGTCCCGCGCGCTACGCCCTACGGATCGACCGACGTCTGGCTTGCGGGTGGTCGCGCCGCCGCCGTGTGCTCGGGCGCGTTCTGCCTCTCGTCGAATCTCTGGTACCCGCCGGCAAGCGAAACCGATTGCGGCGGGCTCGGATGGATCGTCGATCCCGACGGCGTGGTCTTGGCGCGAACCGATGCTGCGACGCCGTTCGCGACCGTTACGATCGATCTTGAGCATGCACGCGCCGCCAAGCATACGTATCCGCGCTACGTCTCGGAATGA
- a CDS encoding alcohol dehydrogenase catalytic domain-containing protein, which produces MKVGMYYCNADVRLEEQERPVVRPGDVLIKVRASGICGSDLMEWYRIKRAPLVLGHEVTGDIVEVGEDVTGLMVGDRVFATHHVPCGECRECLRGHETACRTFQEVNNFAPGGFAQFLRVTGRSVRTGILKLPDEVAYETGTFVEPLATVVRALRTIRLAPTEGVLVYGAGLAGLLFVKLAKALGAGVVAVADIDEFRLAAARSAGADLAVHAGDDVAARFAEHAGRPADHVVICTGAASAADAAMRSVGRGGTALFFAVGKPGETLAVDFNPFWRNDISLRTCYGAAPFDNVQALELLRRGTVQVDDMITHRFPLEQVGEAFRMAAQPSACLKVILRPND; this is translated from the coding sequence ATGAAGGTCGGCATGTACTACTGCAATGCCGACGTACGTCTCGAAGAGCAGGAACGTCCCGTGGTGAGACCCGGCGATGTCTTGATCAAGGTCCGAGCCAGTGGCATCTGCGGCTCGGACCTCATGGAGTGGTACCGAATCAAACGCGCGCCTCTCGTGCTCGGCCACGAGGTGACAGGCGACATCGTCGAAGTCGGCGAAGACGTGACGGGACTGATGGTCGGCGACAGGGTCTTCGCTACGCACCATGTGCCCTGCGGCGAGTGCCGCGAATGTCTGCGCGGACACGAGACCGCCTGTCGGACCTTCCAGGAGGTCAATAACTTTGCGCCCGGCGGGTTCGCGCAGTTCCTGCGCGTCACCGGGCGCAGCGTGCGTACCGGTATCCTCAAACTGCCGGACGAGGTCGCGTACGAGACCGGCACGTTTGTGGAGCCGCTGGCCACCGTCGTGCGCGCACTGCGAACGATTCGCCTGGCGCCGACCGAGGGCGTGCTCGTGTACGGCGCGGGCCTCGCGGGGTTGCTGTTCGTGAAGCTGGCGAAGGCGCTCGGCGCCGGGGTGGTCGCGGTGGCCGACATCGACGAGTTCCGCCTGGCGGCGGCCCGGTCGGCGGGGGCCGACCTTGCGGTTCATGCCGGCGACGACGTCGCGGCGCGCTTCGCGGAGCACGCCGGCAGACCGGCCGATCATGTCGTCATATGTACGGGCGCCGCAAGCGCCGCCGACGCCGCCATGCGTAGCGTCGGCCGCGGCGGCACGGCGCTCTTCTTCGCCGTCGGAAAGCCCGGCGAGACGCTCGCCGTCGACTTCAATCCCTTCTGGCGCAACGACATCAGTTTGCGGACCTGCTACGGCGCCGCGCCGTTCGACAATGTGCAGGCGCTCGAGCTCCTGCGTCGCGGGACGGTCCAGGTCGACGACATGATCACGCACCGCTTCCCGCTCGAGCAGGTCGGTGAGGCGTTCAGGATGGCCGCGCAGCCGTCTGCCTGCCTCAAGGTCATCCTGCGGCCGAACGACTAG
- the lsrF gene encoding 3-hydroxy-5-phosphonooxypentane-2,4-dione thiolase: protein MPEQDISTKRKEYYFDTPQRNCEYSLKGSGSYDWGMKNRLARVFDPCSGKTVMLAFDHGYFQGPTTGLERIDVTIGPLVPYADALMCTRGVLRTLINPEASNAVVLRASGGPSILKDLSDERLAVDVEDALRLNTSAVAVQVFIGGTHETQSVHNMTSLVDSCSRYGIPVLGVTAVGTELTRDARYIGLATRILAELGAAIVKTYYVEDFERVTAACPVPIVIAGGKKLDELAALQMARDAIDRGAAGVDMGRNVFQSAAPVAMIQAVRKVVHEGASAAEGYELYRGLASDGAGA from the coding sequence ATGCCAGAACAGGACATCTCCACGAAGCGCAAGGAGTATTACTTCGATACTCCGCAACGGAACTGCGAATACTCCCTCAAGGGCTCCGGGAGCTACGACTGGGGGATGAAGAATCGGCTGGCGCGTGTCTTCGACCCATGCAGTGGCAAGACCGTCATGTTGGCGTTTGATCACGGCTACTTCCAGGGTCCGACCACCGGTCTCGAGCGCATCGACGTGACGATCGGCCCGCTGGTGCCGTACGCCGACGCTTTGATGTGCACACGCGGCGTGTTACGCACGCTCATCAATCCGGAAGCGTCGAACGCGGTCGTACTGCGAGCCTCGGGCGGACCCTCCATTCTCAAGGACCTGTCAGACGAACGGCTCGCCGTTGACGTCGAGGATGCCCTGCGACTCAACACGAGCGCTGTGGCAGTACAGGTCTTCATCGGCGGGACGCACGAGACGCAGTCGGTGCACAACATGACGAGCCTGGTGGACTCGTGCAGTCGTTACGGCATCCCCGTGCTGGGAGTCACTGCAGTCGGCACTGAGCTGACACGCGACGCACGGTACATCGGTCTTGCGACGCGCATTCTCGCGGAGTTGGGCGCTGCAATCGTCAAGACGTACTACGTCGAGGATTTCGAGAGGGTGACGGCTGCGTGTCCGGTGCCGATCGTGATCGCCGGCGGGAAGAAGCTGGACGAGCTCGCCGCGCTGCAGATGGCGCGTGACGCCATCGATCGCGGCGCCGCCGGTGTTGACATGGGCCGAAACGTCTTCCAGTCGGCGGCGCCGGTGGCGATGATTCAGGCTGTGCGCAAGGTTGTGCACGAGGGGGCGTCGGCCGCGGAGGGCTACGAGCTCTATCGCGGCCTCGCCAGCGACGGCGCCGGGGCGTGA
- a CDS encoding acetoacetate decarboxylase family protein, with product MLKGYTLPRTPRGTSSLSPAPPWHYVGNALAVEFAASPEAVAAFLPEGLEFSSNHCAVYFLEWQYASDTGLEYLDPIRSQYRETIVLLSASYEGASVAFCPFIWVDQDVALMRGLAQGWPKQIGSTWMTRAYDLPSKAGPVAGPGGRFGATLAVKDRLLAEAQITLREEAEALPTPSFARAVNTRHFPELAAGKHEQPAVYELVQLKSRDVSVSPIWRGEATLAFHEHPYLELGDLRPVSVGAGYRFTFALTVDDLASLRDLRSNSKDASAAT from the coding sequence ATGCTGAAGGGGTACACGCTGCCACGCACGCCGCGTGGGACGTCGAGTCTCTCACCGGCGCCGCCATGGCACTACGTGGGCAACGCGCTGGCAGTCGAGTTCGCCGCGAGCCCGGAGGCGGTGGCCGCGTTCTTGCCGGAAGGCCTGGAGTTCTCCTCGAATCACTGCGCCGTCTACTTCCTTGAATGGCAGTACGCCAGCGACACGGGGCTTGAGTACCTCGACCCCATTCGCAGTCAGTACCGCGAGACCATCGTCCTTCTCTCGGCTTCGTACGAGGGTGCGTCCGTCGCTTTCTGCCCGTTCATCTGGGTGGATCAGGACGTTGCCCTGATGCGAGGGCTCGCGCAGGGTTGGCCCAAGCAGATCGGCTCCACCTGGATGACACGTGCTTACGACTTGCCCTCGAAAGCGGGGCCGGTCGCCGGCCCCGGTGGCCGTTTCGGAGCCACTCTCGCGGTCAAGGACCGGCTTCTCGCGGAAGCACAGATCACGCTGCGCGAGGAGGCGGAGGCATTACCGACGCCCAGCTTCGCGCGTGCGGTGAACACACGGCACTTCCCGGAGCTTGCTGCGGGGAAGCACGAACAGCCGGCGGTCTACGAGCTCGTCCAGCTCAAGTCCCGTGACGTGAGTGTGTCGCCCATCTGGAGGGGTGAGGCAACTCTCGCCTTCCACGAGCATCCGTATCTCGAGCTCGGCGACCTGCGGCCTGTGAGCGTGGGCGCCGGCTACCGCTTCACCTTCGCGCTCACCGTCGACGACTTGGCTTCACTGAGAGATCTGCGCTCCAACTCGAAAGACGCGTCGGCGGCAACTTGA